atttgaagtttttcttttcttttcttctcttggcgaCCAAATAGAATAACCCTAGAATTGCATCAAAATTGATTCCAGGATGATCCTTACAAACAAGTTCAGCCCAATTGATTCCAGGATGATCCTCGCAAATTCAAAGTCGATTCAAATTGGACTCGCATCAAAATTGCATGAAAACCAATCCCATCTGATTCCTAATTTTTAACTTTGGTtttaattagagagagagagagagagagcctttaCTCATGCACAAGGATAATCTAATTGAAAGGAAATATTCTGATCAAATGGGTCCCTGTGAGGATTTGTGTGATGGAGGAACTTACTTTTTCTCATTAGTCAAATCTAAATGGTACTAAATTAAAAGGAAagtaattaatataaaaaaaaattaaaatttttaatgttACAGACTGCCATTTcatattatttctttatttaattttttttgggttaatcaTTTCATATTAATTGAATGATCAGAAAGTAATCATTTCATATTAATTTGACAACTTGGTGCTTGGCTAAATGACACGTTCACTAATTCACAGTCTCAATTTGGGAAGGACCACTCCAAATGTACATAACACGTTATATTGAATTAATCCTAGTTGATGCTCCTTCCAACGGGCAATATGACCTTAGGATGCTTATAAATACTTGTGGGAGAATGCAACCCACCACAACACCAACAAGAGCTAGCTCCATTGTCACCTTGCAATATATAGCAACCTTAGAAAGatgaaattttctctccttttttgcTCCTCtatcctcctcctctctctcttcattttgccTCAGATAGTTCTATCCAGACCAGTTAAGCAACCTTTCAAGTCCTTCCTACAACATCTGGAGGGATGCCACAAGGGGCAGACAGTGAAAGGCCTTTATCAGCTCAAACAATATCTGCAGAAATTTGGTTACCTGAGTTATCCTCAATCAAACAAAAGCCTTGCTGCCCATGCCAACGATGACGAGTTCGATGACCTATTGGAGGCTGCACTAAAGACCTACCAACTCAATTACAATCTGAAGGTCACAGGGGCCATAGATTTGCAGACTGTGAAGCAACTGATGGTGCCAAGATGTGGTGTCTCAGATATCATCAATGGAACAAGTTCAATGAGATCAGGGAAGAGGGGACACCATCATGGCTCCAACACTCTCCACACAATCTCCCATTATTCATTTTTCACTAACATGCCTAAATGGCCAGCTTCCAAGAGCCATCTCAAATACTATTTCCATTCTAGTGCCCA
This genomic stretch from Macadamia integrifolia cultivar HAES 741 chromosome 2, SCU_Mint_v3, whole genome shotgun sequence harbors:
- the LOC122065347 gene encoding metalloendoproteinase 2-MMP-like, with the translated sequence MKFSLLFCSSILLLSLFILPQIVLSRPVKQPFKSFLQHLEGCHKGQTVKGLYQLKQYLQKFGYLSYPQSNKSLAAHANDDEFDDLLEAALKTYQLNYNLKVTGAIDLQTVKQLMVPRCGVSDIINGTSSMRSGKRGHHHGSNTLHTISHYSFFTNMPKWPASKSHLKYYFHSSAQISAVQDLQSVCSKALSRWAQVSHFTFEEVAEGTSDADIVIGFHRGDHGDGYPFDGQGSTLAHAFSPTDGRFHYDADENWSTNPSQNMMDLESVAVHEIGHLPGLGHSSVQDAIMYAYISSGVEKRDLHSDDIAGIQYLYGSS